A window of Haliscomenobacter hydrossis DSM 1100 contains these coding sequences:
- a CDS encoding TolC family protein — translation MKSPLFTILFFLSVGLAFGQNPRVLSLEEAISLGQSNNLELKNQVLQIQLAQRERDKVDSRRSPVVSANGELRSNLVLPTTIIPAGAFGGPATGEDQKLRFGTTFNITGALNVSYSLIDPTLRTDQLLADGQRSLQEATLEKQKVNYRLTIAEAWYDVFLKQEQLKLAEEKFKRAESLLQISQNRFNAGALLASEVQRSQLEVDNNRAARDQAQNSLDLSRQNLAYQVGLPLDTPLQVGDIPPPTAELPNPANAGQRWELKEEQQRLAINLLDQQRIKEQYRPNLSAIANGSVQHLSNNFAVWEKWFPAVYVGLQTSFTLFDGNLRNKNLEVLKLQNQVSKQNLERIQQDINYEMASTQTALKNAQVQMQSAQQNLATARKILELEKERYAGGNLLFSELLNTEFSLREAENNSLSAWYNYLVAKIRWEKAQGK, via the coding sequence ATGAAATCTCCACTTTTTACGATACTTTTCTTTCTAAGTGTAGGGCTGGCCTTTGGCCAAAATCCACGCGTGCTCAGTCTTGAAGAAGCCATCTCTCTGGGGCAGAGCAATAACCTTGAACTCAAAAATCAGGTCCTGCAAATCCAATTGGCTCAGCGGGAACGGGATAAGGTAGATTCCCGCCGCAGCCCGGTCGTGAGCGCCAACGGCGAATTGCGCAGCAACCTGGTATTACCTACGACCATCATTCCCGCTGGAGCATTTGGTGGCCCTGCCACAGGCGAGGATCAAAAACTGCGTTTCGGCACCACGTTCAACATTACGGGAGCATTGAATGTGTCCTACTCCTTGATCGATCCGACCCTGCGCACGGATCAGCTACTGGCGGATGGCCAGCGGAGTTTGCAAGAGGCCACCCTGGAAAAACAAAAAGTCAACTACCGCCTCACCATTGCCGAGGCCTGGTACGATGTGTTTTTGAAGCAAGAACAACTCAAATTGGCCGAGGAAAAATTCAAACGCGCAGAATCGCTGCTACAAATCAGTCAGAACCGCTTCAACGCCGGAGCCTTGCTGGCCAGCGAGGTTCAACGGAGCCAACTGGAAGTGGACAACAACCGCGCCGCCCGCGACCAGGCGCAGAACAGCCTGGACTTGAGTCGGCAAAACCTGGCCTACCAGGTCGGTTTGCCCCTGGATACCCCGCTGCAAGTGGGGGATATTCCACCACCTACCGCGGAACTTCCCAACCCTGCCAACGCTGGTCAACGTTGGGAACTTAAGGAAGAACAACAGCGTTTGGCCATCAACCTGCTCGATCAGCAACGCATCAAGGAGCAATACCGCCCCAATTTGAGCGCCATTGCCAATGGTTCGGTGCAGCACCTGAGCAACAATTTTGCGGTCTGGGAAAAATGGTTCCCTGCGGTTTACGTGGGCTTACAAACCAGCTTTACCCTCTTCGATGGCAACTTGCGCAACAAAAACCTCGAAGTACTCAAGCTGCAAAACCAAGTGAGCAAGCAAAATCTCGAACGCATCCAACAGGACATCAACTACGAAATGGCCTCCACCCAAACAGCTTTAAAAAATGCTCAGGTACAAATGCAGAGCGCACAGCAGAACCTAGCTACAGCCCGCAAAATTCTCGAATTGGAAAAGGAGCGGTATGCCGGAGGCAATTTGCTTTTTTCGGAGTTGCTGAATACCGAGTTTTCCTTACGCGAAGCGGAGAACAATTCGCTGAGTGCCTGGTACAATTATTTGGTGGCGAAAATTCGTTGGGAGAAGGCGCAGGGGAAATAG
- a CDS encoding OmpA family protein, giving the protein MFQLLVQASSAFGQSYTTRTTLSPKLQKQFEKVRAQVDAKAFTEAKTGLNKILQEDPNFIDGIIWLANIHYDEQDYPQAIKSYQAALQLGPDYQPRLYYQLALAQMRADDFAGSIPTWNQFLQREKKNPELIQRAQRNRADAVFAAEAIKNPLPFQPEKLPPSINSPEHAEFLPSLSADGQTMVFSRLVQGQEDFFVSKKKEGIWQTAEPLVELNTPFNEAGHCLSPDGKTLYYTGCNQAKSLGGCDIYVSYYRDSSWTAPANLGAPINSGAWESLPSISAAGRAMIFASDRAGGVGGRDLWLSRQLPDGKWSAPRNLGAKVNTKGDEQAPFLHPDGATLYFMSNGHPGMGGFDLYLTRLDSAGNWSVPQNLGYPINTRANEGALAVSLDGSRAWFSTDMEDTRNAEGIKLGRSDIYSFILPEINRPKMVTFARGKVFDLQTQTPLAAEVEVLELASRKVFYKAKVAEDGTFLVCLPLGQNYALNASFPGYTFYSANFALAEVRSADQAYELSAGLQALPQTSDLVANKDQAPVVLRNVFFETASAALRQESGPELDHLADLLNQNPNLRIQINGHTDNVGTDADNLRLSEQRAKAVYTYLVGKGIAAERLAYKGFGETQPIADNNTEEGRKVNRRTEFVVL; this is encoded by the coding sequence GTGTTTCAACTCCTGGTCCAGGCAAGTTCTGCCTTTGGCCAAAGCTATACCACCCGTACTACCCTGAGTCCCAAATTGCAAAAGCAGTTTGAAAAAGTGCGGGCCCAGGTAGATGCCAAAGCCTTTACCGAAGCCAAAACGGGTTTGAACAAAATCCTGCAAGAAGACCCCAACTTCATCGACGGCATCATTTGGCTGGCCAACATTCATTATGATGAACAGGACTACCCACAAGCCATCAAATCTTACCAGGCTGCCCTGCAACTGGGTCCCGATTATCAACCCCGTTTGTACTACCAATTGGCACTGGCTCAAATGCGCGCTGACGATTTTGCGGGTTCCATCCCTACCTGGAATCAATTTTTGCAGCGCGAAAAAAAGAATCCCGAGCTCATTCAACGCGCCCAGCGCAACCGCGCCGATGCCGTTTTTGCTGCCGAGGCCATCAAAAACCCACTACCCTTTCAGCCCGAAAAATTACCACCCAGCATCAACAGCCCCGAGCACGCGGAGTTTTTACCTTCGCTGAGCGCCGACGGGCAGACGATGGTTTTTAGCCGCCTGGTGCAAGGGCAAGAAGATTTTTTTGTGAGTAAAAAAAAGGAGGGCATTTGGCAAACCGCTGAACCCCTAGTGGAACTCAATACGCCCTTTAATGAAGCGGGACATTGTCTCTCCCCCGACGGCAAAACCTTGTACTACACCGGTTGCAACCAGGCCAAAAGTTTAGGTGGTTGTGACATTTATGTGTCCTATTATCGCGATAGTAGCTGGACGGCCCCGGCCAATCTTGGTGCACCGATCAATTCCGGGGCATGGGAATCACTACCTTCCATCTCCGCTGCTGGCCGGGCCATGATTTTTGCCTCGGATCGAGCGGGAGGCGTAGGTGGCCGCGACCTTTGGTTGAGCCGCCAATTGCCCGATGGCAAATGGTCAGCACCCCGCAATTTAGGCGCGAAAGTGAATACCAAGGGCGATGAACAGGCCCCGTTTCTACACCCCGATGGTGCCACCTTGTACTTCATGTCGAATGGACATCCCGGTATGGGGGGCTTCGATTTGTACCTGACCAGACTAGACAGTGCGGGCAATTGGAGTGTCCCGCAAAACCTGGGTTACCCCATCAACACCCGCGCCAACGAAGGGGCCTTGGCGGTGAGTCTGGACGGTAGCCGTGCCTGGTTTTCAACAGATATGGAAGATACCCGCAATGCGGAAGGCATCAAATTGGGTCGTTCAGACATTTACAGTTTTATCCTTCCCGAGATCAATCGTCCCAAAATGGTCACTTTTGCCCGGGGCAAGGTGTTTGATTTACAAACCCAAACACCACTTGCGGCCGAAGTAGAAGTCCTTGAACTTGCCTCCAGAAAAGTTTTTTACAAAGCCAAAGTGGCCGAAGATGGTACTTTTTTGGTATGCCTGCCCCTCGGCCAAAACTATGCCCTCAATGCCTCTTTTCCTGGCTATACTTTTTATTCCGCCAATTTTGCCCTCGCCGAAGTACGCAGTGCAGATCAGGCTTATGAGCTGAGCGCGGGTTTACAGGCCTTACCTCAAACCAGCGACCTGGTAGCAAACAAAGACCAAGCGCCCGTGGTGTTGCGCAATGTGTTTTTTGAAACGGCTTCAGCGGCCTTGCGGCAGGAATCTGGACCCGAGTTGGATCACCTGGCGGATTTGCTGAATCAGAACCCAAACTTACGCATTCAAATCAATGGCCATACCGACAATGTAGGTACTGATGCCGACAACCTGCGGCTTTCGGAGCAGCGTGCCAAAGCAGTGTACACCTACCTGGTTGGCAAAGGGATCGCTGCGGAACGCCTGGCGTACAAAGGTTTTGGAGAAACCCAGCCCATTGCTGACAATAATACAGAAGAAGGGCGGAAGGTAAATCGACGGACGGAATTTGTGGTGTTGTAA
- a CDS encoding ABC transporter permease, with product MFKTALRFLLYDKAKSFGALFGVILSVFLIGQQCGIFIFLTNAMSALVRNNQEYIWVVDDKTNDVNSLATLDMRKARELASVPGVTQVSPLVLASGGARFANGKNSGVVIIGVQYPECAGGPWMLSEGSKADMLKDGAIITDFFDREALGSAKIGDYFEINGKKVFIAGNTKGVRSFGGTYTFTTIERARYLGNIPNNEASAFLLKWDPKIGREQVIYSINKNIKGIRAWPSEDFTRETILTVLSSSGIALSFGTLIIFALIVGFVIIGLTLYSATIDRIRDYGTLKAIGATNGYISRLILMQAMILAIIGFLIGYFFVNGFKTGVAQAGTIFEFPLWMRFGFLVLTLFIALFGSLFAIRRITGLEPSAIFRI from the coding sequence ATGTTCAAAACCGCTCTTCGTTTTCTGCTTTACGACAAAGCAAAATCATTCGGCGCACTCTTCGGCGTGATCCTCTCGGTATTCCTCATCGGGCAGCAATGCGGTATTTTTATTTTCCTCACCAATGCCATGTCGGCGCTGGTGCGCAACAACCAGGAGTACATCTGGGTAGTCGACGACAAGACCAACGACGTCAACTCCCTGGCTACTCTGGACATGCGCAAAGCCCGCGAGTTAGCCAGTGTGCCCGGCGTCACCCAAGTCAGCCCACTCGTGTTGGCCTCCGGAGGTGCTCGTTTTGCCAACGGCAAAAACTCGGGCGTGGTCATCATTGGGGTACAATACCCGGAATGCGCGGGTGGCCCTTGGATGTTGAGTGAAGGCAGCAAAGCAGACATGTTGAAAGATGGGGCCATCATCACCGATTTCTTCGACCGCGAAGCCCTCGGCAGTGCCAAAATTGGCGACTATTTTGAGATCAATGGTAAAAAGGTCTTCATTGCGGGCAATACCAAAGGTGTGCGTTCTTTTGGGGGAACGTATACGTTTACTACCATCGAAAGGGCGCGTTACCTGGGCAATATCCCCAACAACGAAGCCAGCGCTTTTTTGCTCAAATGGGATCCCAAGATAGGTCGTGAGCAAGTCATTTATTCGATCAACAAAAACATCAAGGGAATTCGTGCCTGGCCCAGTGAAGACTTCACCCGTGAAACCATTCTTACGGTATTGAGTTCCAGTGGTATTGCGCTCTCTTTTGGTACCTTGATCATCTTTGCGTTGATTGTGGGTTTTGTGATCATCGGGCTCACGCTGTACTCTGCAACCATCGACCGCATCCGGGATTACGGAACCCTCAAAGCCATCGGCGCTACAAATGGATACATCAGTCGCCTGATTCTGATGCAGGCAATGATCCTGGCGATCATCGGGTTTTTGATCGGCTACTTTTTTGTCAATGGCTTCAAAACCGGCGTGGCCCAGGCGGGTACCATTTTTGAGTTTCCCCTCTGGATGCGCTTTGGCTTTCTGGTGCTGACTTTGTTCATTGCGCTCTTTGGCAGTTTGTTTGCCATTCGGCGGATCACCGGACTGGAGCCTTCGGCTATTTTTAGAATTTAG
- a CDS encoding ABC transporter ATP-binding protein has translation MIAKLEEVSKMYKVGDQEIVALQPTTMEVKEGELLLIIGPSGSGKTTLLSLLGCVLYPSKGRLWVDGQEINRLNERQLAHLRLSTIGFVFQSFNLLAPLTAEDNVLMPLRLQGVKNAEARQRTQKALEMVDMMDRRKQLPKQLSGGQQQRVAIARALVTNPKLILCDEPTASLDKDSLDVVMQELRHLANEGKSVCVVTHDPRLEKYAHRIVSVNNGIVTTVDKIDH, from the coding sequence ATGATTGCCAAACTGGAAGAAGTCAGCAAGATGTACAAGGTGGGGGACCAGGAAATTGTGGCCCTACAGCCTACCACCATGGAGGTGAAAGAAGGTGAATTGCTGCTCATCATCGGGCCATCTGGTTCGGGCAAAACGACCCTGCTCTCCCTCCTGGGCTGTGTGCTTTACCCCAGCAAAGGACGCCTGTGGGTTGACGGACAAGAGATCAACCGCCTCAACGAACGGCAGTTGGCCCACCTGCGCCTCAGTACGATCGGATTTGTGTTCCAAAGTTTCAACTTGTTGGCTCCCCTCACTGCGGAAGACAACGTGCTGATGCCCCTCCGCTTGCAGGGGGTCAAAAATGCCGAAGCCCGCCAACGCACCCAAAAAGCGCTGGAGATGGTGGACATGATGGACCGCCGCAAACAATTGCCCAAACAACTCTCCGGTGGACAACAGCAACGGGTCGCCATAGCCCGCGCCCTGGTCACGAATCCCAAACTGATCCTCTGCGACGAGCCCACCGCCTCGTTGGACAAAGACTCACTAGACGTCGTCATGCAAGAGCTACGCCACCTGGCCAACGAAGGGAAGTCGGTATGCGTCGTTACCCACGACCCCCGTCTGGAGAAATATGCCCACCGCATCGTATCGGTCAACAATGGCATCGTAACCACAGTGGATAAAATTGATCATTAG
- a CDS encoding 1-aminocyclopropane-1-carboxylate deaminase/D-cysteine desulfhydrase, producing the protein MQALMQHPPSPMQVFQHPLLQDHGMRCWIKRDDLLHMEAWPGDQAFCGNKWRKLKYNLLEARAHGYTALLTFGGAYSNHIAATASAGKLFGFKTIGIIRGEKTQPLNPTLTFAQNCGMELQFWTREQYRRKEEPEILAQLQQQYPPAYLLPEGGTNKLALPGCAELGEEILAQEEVDYICLSCGTGGTLAGLVQGLAGRSFALGFSALKGDFHRAVVRDLLAPATWTNWDIHTDYHFGGYAKTPTVLLDFLVKMKTYDLPLEPIYTAKMLWGVLDLVQQGFFPRDSRICVVHTGGMQGWKKD; encoded by the coding sequence ATGCAAGCTTTGATGCAGCATCCACCCAGTCCCATGCAGGTGTTTCAACACCCCCTGCTTCAGGATCATGGAATGCGTTGTTGGATTAAAAGAGATGATTTGTTGCACATGGAAGCCTGGCCGGGAGACCAGGCTTTCTGTGGTAACAAATGGCGCAAACTCAAATACAACCTCCTGGAGGCGCGTGCACATGGATACACTGCCTTGCTCACCTTTGGAGGCGCTTACTCCAATCACATCGCCGCAACCGCCAGCGCGGGAAAATTATTTGGCTTCAAGACCATTGGGATCATTCGGGGAGAAAAAACTCAGCCTTTAAATCCTACCTTAACATTTGCCCAGAATTGTGGTATGGAGCTGCAATTTTGGACAAGAGAACAATATCGCCGCAAAGAGGAACCTGAAATATTGGCCCAATTGCAGCAACAATACCCACCAGCTTATCTATTGCCTGAAGGGGGCACCAACAAACTGGCCTTACCGGGCTGTGCCGAATTGGGCGAAGAAATTCTGGCCCAGGAAGAAGTCGATTACATTTGCCTCAGCTGCGGAACGGGCGGTACTTTAGCTGGCCTGGTTCAAGGCCTGGCTGGGCGATCCTTTGCCCTGGGATTTTCGGCTCTCAAGGGAGATTTTCACCGTGCAGTAGTGCGAGACTTACTGGCTCCTGCCACCTGGACCAACTGGGACATCCATACCGATTATCATTTTGGCGGCTATGCTAAAACGCCAACCGTATTGCTCGATTTTTTGGTCAAGATGAAAACTTATGACCTGCCTTTAGAGCCCATTTATACGGCAAAAATGCTGTGGGGTGTACTTGATTTGGTACAACAAGGATTTTTTCCTAGAGACTCCCGCATCTGTGTAGTGCACACCGGTGGAATGCAGGGATGGAAAAAAGATTAA
- a CDS encoding HlyD family secretion protein: MKATQLIFLAATFSLWSCGADKTTEETQSEPLTSTEVPLDSTMNVKEVVGIARIEPSGKIISINAETAGFVKEVLFAENQAVKKGEVLVVLESAIETAQLRQTQSRIKTQQAAIDAAVANLESLRVKLANAQNTYNRNLKLQQGNAATQQSVDDSRFNVDDLQKQLAAQAANIEQQRARLEELRTDIGLSQTQLGKKSLRAPLSGIFLSCDVKPGNYINSEKVLGDFAKDGPYLAVGEVDELYALRVKNGNKAYIRAQGENKVLTRGTVVFTGSYLKQKSLFSDRADNLEDRRVREVHVRLDDNSKVLIGSRVECVIELDQQ, encoded by the coding sequence ATGAAAGCTACTCAACTCATTTTTTTAGCCGCTACCTTTTCTTTGTGGAGCTGTGGTGCAGACAAAACCACCGAAGAAACCCAATCCGAACCCCTTACTTCGACTGAAGTTCCGCTGGATTCAACCATGAACGTCAAAGAGGTAGTGGGCATCGCCCGTATCGAACCTTCAGGTAAAATCATCAGCATCAATGCTGAAACGGCGGGTTTTGTCAAAGAAGTTCTTTTTGCCGAGAACCAGGCGGTAAAAAAAGGGGAGGTATTGGTGGTGCTGGAATCCGCCATCGAAACCGCACAATTGCGCCAGACCCAAAGCCGCATCAAAACCCAACAGGCAGCCATCGATGCCGCCGTGGCCAATCTGGAATCACTGCGGGTAAAACTGGCCAACGCCCAGAATACCTACAACCGCAACCTAAAACTCCAGCAAGGCAACGCTGCCACCCAGCAGAGTGTAGACGATAGCCGCTTCAACGTGGACGACCTGCAAAAGCAGTTGGCTGCGCAAGCGGCCAATATCGAGCAACAGCGGGCACGCCTGGAAGAATTGCGTACCGACATCGGCCTCAGCCAAACCCAATTGGGCAAGAAGAGCCTGCGTGCCCCCCTTTCCGGCATCTTTCTTTCTTGCGATGTCAAACCGGGGAACTACATCAACAGTGAAAAAGTACTCGGCGATTTTGCCAAAGATGGCCCTTATCTCGCCGTGGGTGAAGTGGATGAATTGTACGCTTTGCGGGTCAAAAATGGCAACAAAGCCTATATCCGCGCCCAGGGCGAAAACAAAGTCCTGACCCGGGGTACGGTGGTGTTTACTGGGTCTTACCTCAAGCAAAAATCGCTGTTTTCAGACCGGGCCGACAACCTCGAAGACCGCCGGGTCCGCGAAGTACACGTGCGCCTCGACGACAACAGCAAAGTGCTCATTGGTAGCCGGGTAGAGTGTGTAATCGAACTGGATCAACAGTAA